Genomic DNA from Chaetodon auriga isolate fChaAug3 chromosome 13, fChaAug3.hap1, whole genome shotgun sequence:
CCCCATCAGAATCACACACGGCGTCATCACCATCAGCGTTTGTCTGTGTTGGATCTGCTCTGTTTTCTACAGCGTCTTCCTCTTGTATGATCACCTGAAGCAGCCGGGCAGGTATAACTCCTGCCACGGAGAGTGTGTGGTTAACATTGCAGGAGACGTGGACGTCGTCGTCGCCTTCATCCTTCCCATCACTGTCATCGTACTTCTGTATCTGAGAGTGTTCGCGGTGGCGGCGTCTCAGGCTCGAGCCGTGCGCTCTCACGTCGCGGCCGTCAGACTGCGGCCGGCGGCGACTCCGATGACGAAGAAGTCTGAGCTGAAAGCAGCGCGGACTCTCGGTGTTgttgtggctgtttttctcatttgttaCTCTCCGTACTACTGCGTCTCCCTCACAGGCCGCGACATCTTGATCGGTTCGTCGGCCGAGGCCTTCATGAGCTTCCTGATGTACCTGAACTCCTGTCTGAACCCGGTCATCTACGCCCTGCTGTACCCCTGGTTCAGAAAAGCCATCAGAGTCACTGTGACTCTTCAGATCCTGCAGCCGGGCTCCTCTCAGACCAGCATGCTGTAGAGCAGATCCACATAAAACCCTGAGCTGACGCTGATCTGAGTCCACTcagcctcctgtgtgtgtgtgtgtgtgtgtgtgtgtgtgtggaagcagACATCAGCTAACTGGTCACATGGTGGCGCTACAGCGAACATATCCCGTATGTTGAGTGTTTGATATTGAACTTTTATGCACACTGCCATTAAACAAATACTCATGAATGCAATGTTTCAAATACTGTGTAATGTAGTATTTGTATGCAGTACTTATATCAACCAGccaaatacatgaaacaaacgACGCGCTGCACACGTGGAAAGAGAGGAATGTTTAAAGATGGCGtctgtcacacaaacataaacacacgcgGCTCCACGTAAACCTTTGAATGACTGACTGAACTGGCCAATCAGAAACAGGCTGGTTATCGGTTTGTTCCTCTGAACGTTTCGCCGTCGACAAACACTCgtctcattttgtcctcttGATTCTTGTGCTACGATTGGTGCAAATCATTTCAAGATGCAACCACAACAGCAGGTACAACCAACGGCATCAAGTAAACAACGATCAGAAACTCACCAATGACGTTAAACTGGTCACATCAGTCCCAAATAATCCGCAGAAAGACGGTTCACCGTGTCGCAAACATGTTTCAGACTCATTTCACAGGAATGTGAGAAGGTTCTCAGCTCTGATCCCATCTGAGTGCTGGATTACTGGTCCAGCTCCAGTCCTTTAACTGGTCCAAGCAGAGAGAACGTGCAGGTCAAAACTTCAATAAGAACAAAACACCAAAGTGAACAAtcaatgcttttattctgaaaagctgcagctgtgactgctctctgctcagcacTGTTGGATGACAGACAAAGATTACAAACACGAGTGAGGACTGTGTTTCTGACCAACGACCAAAACAAACGTTAAAGAGACGTTTCAGAGGCTTCCAGGAAACAGACTGATCTCATTATCGTCGACCCTGCAGGTCAGAGGAGGTTCAAGTCCAGACGAGCTTGATGACGGGAGAGCAGAGTCCGAGCAGCGTGGTTCTCCGCCGGCAGCTCAGGCGTTCAGGTACTTGGCGTGATGCTTGATGTGGTCGTGCATGAAGGAGTAGATGAAGAAGTAGCTGTGGTCGTAGCCCTGCAGCGGGAAACGCAGCGTTAGCATCACAAAGCAACAGGAAGTCTGAACAGACGCACACGAATCTTTTCTTTACAAAACAACCTTCAATCAAAGCAGCTGAACGACATGATCTGAACCACGATCAACAGATGATCAATCAGCAGTTTTGATCACTGGACTTTCTGCAGCTCGTCTCAGTTTTGTTTCTGACGATAGACTTTGATTTGTCTTTGATCGCTGCGCTGCAGGAAGTCCACGTCCGTCTACGCCCACAGCACGTCGCTGCGGCGCACGCTAACGGTGAACGACACCGAGGCTGAAGCTGATTGGCCTCTCTGCTGGTAGGGGGATGGGCCTGCTGGTGAAACACCTGACGTCTTTCTAACCAGTTCAGGAGCTTCAGGCGACCACGAATCAAGACTACGTCAAGTTATTCCAAAGGCTCGTTAAGGAGATGAATTAATCTGCTTCACAGTCCCGTGTTTGACCCACGTGACCTGCTCACTGCGTGGACTtggtcacctgacttcctgaaACCTTCCAGCAGGTGCTTCTCCCAGCGTGCAACAGTTAGTATGTTGATCAGTGTGCATTTTAAAAACGATCTTTGTGAGAAGAatctgtgcttttattgtgacagAGCGGAGGAACTGACCGGCTGCAGCCTGAACACCACGGGGATTTTCTTCTCGGAGCAGACGGCGATCAGGTTGTCGGGCAGCAGCTGGCTGGCCGACAGGAACTGGTCGTCGCGGCCCTGATCGATGAGGATGTCGAGCTGAGGGCCGGAGTACGCCGCCGCCAACACGGTGGCGTCGTACGCCTGAAGGAGGCGAAGAGGAGAGTTTAGTCTGCTGGAGGATCCGTTCACACAGACGTGAGACAGAGTTCAGAAAACATCCTGATGGTAAAGAGACGGAATCATTTCAGTCCGACCGGCCTTCAGGTCTGATGAGGACCACAGTCTCTTACCTCCCACGTGGACCGGTCGGAGCCCAGGTACCCCGAGAAGGCCTTCTGTCCCCAGGGACACTGCACAGGGTTACAGATGGGAGCGAAGGCAGACacagcctgcagagacacaagagGACACGTCAtcaccacagacacactctgcttCCTACGGCGTCAACGCCAGACCCCTGAAACCTGGCTCTGAAACCTGGTTCTGAAACCTGGTTCTGAAACCTGGTTCTGAACTGGAGCTGCCTCTTTCCATCCAGTcctctgtctgtattttggATTGTTCATATTTATCAGAGTGTCCTCGATTGTCTTTCAGAGCCTGCGGTGGTCTGCAGTACCTTGTATTTCCCAGGGTTCTTCAGGGCACAGATGAGCGCCCCGTGGCCGCCCATGGAGTGACCGCTGATGGACATCCTGTCTGGGTCGGTGGGGAAGTTAGCGTTGATCAGTTTGGggagctgagagagacacagaagacCAGTTAGCGGACAGCGAGGCTGAAAAGCGAGGAGACAGGAGTCCAACCCACCTCCTCGGTGACGTAGGAGTACATGCGGTAGTTGGTCTTCCAGGGGTCCTGCGTGGAGTCCACGTAGAAACCGGCTCCAGTGCCGAAGTCCCAGCTCTCGTCCTCGCCCTCGATGTTACAGCCGCCTGACGGAACATCAGCACGGCCATGAAGGCCATcggccaatcagagagcagttCGAGTCAGTCGGTCAGCTTCAGATTCAATATTCAGGccgaggaaaaacaaaaaggcaaccACGatggaggtggtgtgtgtgtgtgtgtgtgtgtgcgtgtccgtACGTGGGCTGGTGTCCGGGGCGACGATGATGATGCCgtgctctgcagcaggaagctgacTGCCAGCTTTAGTGATGAAGTTCTGCTCGGTGCAGGTCAGACCTGCAGACACATGACGGACACGGACCCGAAGATCAGCGACACCATCGATACGTCGAACGCTCAGACtcaaagctacagccagcagctgtttgaggaagtTAACGATGCTTTTAAACATCAAACTGAACATCTGAAGGAGGAACCAAtgagctctgagctgcagcctgactCACCTGAGAGCCAGTACATGACGGGACACCTGCCGGCCTCGGCCTTCGGGGGCAGGAACACTGCAAACTTCATCTTACACTTGAGCTCAGtgctgcggggggggggggggcacacatccatcactgctccacaggtgtgtgtgtgtgtgtgtgtgtgtgtgtgtgtgtgtgtgtgtgtgtgtgaaggatcTCACCTGTCGTGTTCATAGACCTTCTGGAAGCCACCAGCACACTTGTTGGAGGACACCTGTGTGAGCGCCATCGCTGACCTGCAGAGCTGCGTGTGAGCACAGCGAGAGCATCATTAGCCGATCGATCTGATCAATACCTGAAGGTCAGACCGCCGCTGACTCAGCTGTTTGACCGTGAAGTCTGTCATCGAGTGACTCGTCACAGCGGGAGCGTCCTCGTCTGTATTGTGACGGTTTTCAGAGCCGAACACGTCTGAACCCAACACTGACTTTGGCGAACAGAACATCAGTCTGGTTCCTGGACGGCTCCTCTGAAGGACCAAAAACTGTCCATTTTCCCATCAAACCGTCTTAATGCGACAGCAGACGCCTGTCTTTGACTTTAACGAGCCACAGAAATGTCCACAGTGTCATCAGGTGTCAGGTGTCTGTGAGACACTGCTGTCCCTGCCGTTAGTATGAGGTCCATGTGCATAATGTCTGTCTCAGCCTGTACGTGGACACGATTAACATGACTGACGGACGAGTTTCACATAAAGAAATGATCTTTTGTAACTATCCCTGTGCATTGTTTCACCCGCTGGATTGTGACCAGTTTAACCATTTTACCAGTTTAAATGTCTTTAAACAGACTGTCAGAGGCTCAGTCAGCCACCATTAGCTCAAAGGAGACAAAGTTCAGGGAAATCTGCACTTTATGAGCTGAACTTATTAAGTAACGTTAATATTAATCCACCTGTCGGCGCATGCTCCGTTCAAACCGACGTTACCGTTAGCGGCAGCGAGCAGTGAAGCAGATTAATAAACTGCTTTTAACTCAGACAACGGTTTGCAAGATGCACCAGCCCTGAACCGAATAACCCAACAAATCTTCCAAAAGGCAGAAAGTCTAACAATATATGTTCAACTACCGTCGTTTTCAGTTTATGAGCAAAGGAACTTTAAAATGGCAGTA
This window encodes:
- the esd gene encoding S-formylglutathione hydrolase isoform X1; translation: MALTQVSSNKCAGGFQKVYEHDSTELKCKMKFAVFLPPKAEAGRCPVMYWLSGLTCTEQNFITKAGSQLPAAEHGIIIVAPDTSPRGCNIEGEDESWDFGTGAGFYVDSTQDPWKTNYRMYSYVTEELPKLINANFPTDPDRMSISGHSMGGHGALICALKNPGKYKAVSAFAPICNPVQCPWGQKAFSGYLGSDRSTWEAYDATVLAAAYSGPQLDILIDQGRDDQFLSASQLLPDNLIAVCSEKKIPVVFRLQPGYDHSYFFIYSFMHDHIKHHAKYLNA
- the LOC143330774 gene encoding trace amine-associated receptor 13c-like, coding for MKRSARELSSFVLITMEESELCFPQLLNASCRRPQPPHSEAVLVHVLLYLASLLTATLNLLLIISISHFRQLHSPTNLLLLSLAVSDFFVGLLVMPIEILMTWTCWVLGDLLCALYFFLPVTLISASVGSMVLISVDRYVAVCDPLRYPIRITHGVITISVCLCWICSVFYSVFLLYDHLKQPGRYNSCHGECVVNIAGDVDVVVAFILPITVIVLLYLRVFAVAASQARAVRSHVAAVRLRPAATPMTKKSELKAARTLGVVVAVFLICYSPYYCVSLTGRDILIGSSAEAFMSFLMYLNSCLNPVIYALLYPWFRKAIRVTVTLQILQPGSSQTSML
- the esd gene encoding S-formylglutathione hydrolase isoform X2 is translated as MNTTGLTCTEQNFITKAGSQLPAAEHGIIIVAPDTSPRGCNIEGEDESWDFGTGAGFYVDSTQDPWKTNYRMYSYVTEELPKLINANFPTDPDRMSISGHSMGGHGALICALKNPGKYKAVSAFAPICNPVQCPWGQKAFSGYLGSDRSTWEAYDATVLAAAYSGPQLDILIDQGRDDQFLSASQLLPDNLIAVCSEKKIPVVFRLQPGYDHSYFFIYSFMHDHIKHHAKYLNA